A window of the Synechococcus sp. M16.1 genome harbors these coding sequences:
- a CDS encoding MFS transporter yields the protein MLAYGLGDAGTGLAATQLGFYLFPFFICAAGLPAFIAGSLLTVSKVWDALNDPLIGWLSDHTRSRWGPRLPWMLTAALPLGISLTAMWWVPPGETLQRTTYYAVMAVLLMTAYTSVNLPYAALSTELTPDTAIRTRLNAARFTGSILAGLSGLIVASVVLTDGGGGYLAMGRITGSIAATTTLLCCWGLAPYAKRAQRPVPNNEPPMQQLKRVMANPRFRQVLGLYLLLWFGLQLMQVVALIWLVQVVHVPANLSTWILLPFQIAALLGLQLWSNLSNRIGRVATLRWGAGLWISACLLSMLFPPLAADPGPLQLLPLVGLIALVGVGAATAYLIPWSLLPDAIDADPSKPAGLYTAWMVFGQKLIIGLTMSVFGSLLSLTGYISAKGGNCSGALSFIAQPDSALLAIRLCMGLIPAILVLLGLVVMRGWPDRGAHLHKAAG from the coding sequence ATGCTGGCCTACGGCCTGGGCGACGCCGGCACCGGACTTGCCGCCACTCAGCTGGGCTTCTACCTCTTTCCGTTTTTCATCTGCGCCGCTGGCCTGCCGGCCTTCATCGCCGGTTCTCTGCTCACGGTGAGCAAGGTGTGGGACGCGCTGAATGATCCGTTGATCGGCTGGCTCAGCGATCACACCCGCAGCCGCTGGGGCCCGCGCCTGCCCTGGATGCTGACCGCAGCCCTGCCGCTGGGCATCAGCCTGACGGCGATGTGGTGGGTGCCCCCGGGCGAAACGCTGCAGCGCACCACGTATTACGCGGTGATGGCGGTGTTGCTGATGACCGCATACACCAGCGTCAACCTGCCCTACGCGGCCCTCAGCACCGAACTCACGCCGGACACCGCCATTCGCACCCGCCTGAATGCGGCACGGTTCACCGGATCAATCCTGGCGGGCCTGAGCGGACTGATCGTGGCTTCGGTGGTGCTCACCGACGGAGGCGGGGGCTACCTGGCCATGGGCCGGATCACCGGCAGCATCGCCGCCACCACCACGCTGCTCTGCTGCTGGGGCCTGGCCCCCTACGCCAAGCGGGCCCAACGGCCGGTGCCCAACAACGAGCCGCCGATGCAGCAGCTCAAACGGGTGATGGCCAACCCCCGTTTCCGCCAGGTGCTGGGGCTGTATCTGCTGCTCTGGTTCGGCCTGCAACTGATGCAGGTGGTGGCCCTGATCTGGCTGGTGCAGGTGGTGCATGTGCCCGCCAACCTCTCCACCTGGATCCTGCTGCCCTTCCAGATCGCCGCCCTGCTGGGGCTTCAGCTCTGGAGCAACCTCAGCAACCGCATCGGCCGCGTCGCCACCCTGCGCTGGGGCGCGGGGCTGTGGATCAGCGCCTGCTTGCTTTCAATGCTGTTCCCGCCCCTGGCGGCGGATCCCGGCCCGCTGCAACTGCTGCCGCTGGTGGGGCTGATCGCCCTGGTGGGAGTGGGAGCGGCGACGGCCTATCTGATCCCCTGGTCGCTGCTGCCCGATGCGATCGACGCTGATCCGAGCAAACCCGCCGGGCTTTACACCGCCTGGATGGTGTTCGGCCAGAAGCTGATCATCGGCCTCACCATGTCGGTGTTTGGCAGCCTGCTCTCGCTCACCGGCTACATCTCCGCCAAGGGGGGCAACTGCAGCGGGGCACTGAGTTTCATCGCACAACCGGATTCAGCCCTGCTGGCGATCCGCCTCTGCATGGGTTTGATTCCCGCCATCCTTGTGCTGCTTGGCCTTGTGGTGATGCGAGGCTGGCCTGACCGTGGAGCCCACCTGCACAAGGCCGCCGGATGA
- a CDS encoding ABC transporter permease, with translation MNTPRPIKRLGTSLLIGGQAVAATLRGRINRGELFEQMLEAGPGSLLIVLIISVAAGSVFNIQVAAELTRQGAGSTVGGILAIGLAREIAPLLTSCLLAGKVATAYAAQLGTMKVTEQIDAITMLRTDPVEYLVVPRMIAMVVMAPVQCFFFLFVAVWSGQLTSTAFYNIPPAVFWTSVQTWMNPLDLPFMLVKALVFGLIIATVACGWGLTTRGGPKEVGTSTTGAVVMILILVALMDVVLTQVLFGA, from the coding sequence ATGAACACGCCCCGTCCCATCAAACGCCTGGGCACCAGCCTGCTGATCGGAGGCCAGGCCGTGGCCGCCACCCTGCGCGGTCGCATCAATCGGGGTGAGCTGTTTGAGCAAATGCTGGAGGCCGGCCCCGGCAGCCTGCTGATCGTGCTGATCATCTCGGTGGCCGCCGGCTCGGTGTTCAACATTCAGGTGGCCGCCGAACTCACCCGCCAGGGGGCGGGATCAACGGTGGGCGGCATCCTGGCGATCGGCCTGGCACGGGAGATCGCGCCCCTGCTCACCTCCTGCCTGCTGGCCGGCAAGGTGGCCACCGCCTACGCCGCCCAGCTGGGGACGATGAAGGTGACCGAACAGATCGATGCGATCACCATGCTGCGCACCGACCCGGTGGAGTACCTGGTGGTGCCCAGGATGATCGCGATGGTGGTGATGGCACCGGTGCAGTGCTTCTTCTTCCTCTTCGTGGCGGTGTGGTCGGGCCAACTCACCAGCACGGCCTTCTACAACATCCCGCCGGCGGTGTTCTGGACCTCGGTGCAGACCTGGATGAACCCGCTGGACCTGCCGTTCATGCTGGTGAAAGCCCTGGTGTTCGGGCTGATCATCGCCACGGTGGCCTGCGGTTGGGGCCTGACCACCCGCGGCGGCCCCAAGGAAGTGGGCACCAGCACCACCGGCGCGGTGGTGATGATCCTGATCCTGGTGGCACTGATGGATGTCGTTCTCACCCAGGTGCTGTTCGGAGCATGA
- a CDS encoding DUF3119 family protein, with protein MSSTPTPVTLKPDVRLPLLVVALGLALLPLPLSPWPTLVVVLFGLFLLIQSASLRLEFKEDALIVWQNSRELRRFSYDQWLSWRLFAPWLPGLFYFRETQSIHFLPILFSPKELREQLELRVGALEVPNGDPEDSTSKSEE; from the coding sequence ATGAGTTCAACCCCCACCCCCGTAACCCTCAAGCCGGACGTGCGGCTGCCTTTGCTGGTGGTGGCCCTTGGCCTGGCACTGCTGCCCCTGCCGCTTTCGCCCTGGCCCACCTTGGTGGTGGTGCTGTTCGGCCTGTTTCTGCTGATCCAGAGCGCCAGCCTTCGCTTGGAATTCAAGGAAGACGCTCTGATCGTGTGGCAAAACAGCCGCGAACTGCGGCGTTTCTCCTACGACCAATGGCTGAGCTGGCGACTGTTCGCCCCCTGGCTGCCGGGCCTGTTTTATTTCCGCGAAACCCAGAGCATTCACTTCCTGCCGATCCTGTTCAGCCCCAAGGAGCTGCGGGAACAGCTGGAACTGCGGGTGGGAGCACTGGAAGTGCCGAACGGCGACCCGGAAGACAGCACGAGCAAAAGCGAGGAATAG
- a CDS encoding DUF3086 domain-containing protein — protein MESTAADAMPDDNDLTPKAPEPEQPSAETSGDTSAEPANTTSTEPAAAEANPVMELALKDLQERRDALEAEITALSSRKQQLETELKANFAGQSDAIARRVKGFQEYLGGALQDLVQSVENLELVVQPMVVQPSPLDQAEDNAAVPDKPGESAPPPAVADTFRPDEELIRQTLERFLKQPDVYADPWNLRRSIDARDTALLEDWFFNQGGRGAQPSRGTRPRNILVSAALIAVIGELYGDQFQCLVLAGGPERLGEWRRGLQDALGLGREDFGPSSGIVLFERPEALVERADRLEERGEVPLILIDAAERSVDIPVLQFPLWLAFAAGPGERLDDNDLL, from the coding sequence ATGGAGAGCACGGCAGCTGACGCAATGCCCGACGACAACGACCTGACCCCCAAGGCGCCTGAACCGGAGCAGCCCTCGGCGGAAACCAGCGGCGACACCAGCGCAGAACCCGCCAACACCACCAGCACCGAGCCCGCCGCCGCAGAAGCCAATCCCGTGATGGAGCTGGCACTGAAAGATCTGCAGGAACGCCGCGATGCACTGGAAGCGGAGATCACCGCCCTCAGCTCCCGCAAGCAGCAACTCGAGACCGAACTGAAGGCCAACTTCGCGGGCCAGTCCGACGCCATCGCCCGCCGCGTGAAGGGCTTCCAGGAGTACCTGGGCGGCGCCCTGCAGGACCTGGTGCAGAGCGTGGAAAACCTGGAGCTGGTGGTGCAGCCGATGGTGGTGCAGCCCTCCCCCCTCGATCAGGCGGAAGACAACGCAGCGGTGCCGGACAAGCCCGGAGAGAGCGCACCGCCTCCCGCGGTGGCCGACACCTTCCGCCCGGACGAAGAGCTGATCCGCCAGACCCTGGAGCGCTTCCTCAAACAACCCGACGTCTACGCCGACCCCTGGAACCTGCGGCGCAGCATCGATGCCCGTGACACGGCTCTACTGGAGGACTGGTTCTTCAATCAAGGCGGACGGGGCGCCCAGCCCAGCCGCGGCACCCGGCCGCGCAACATCCTGGTGAGCGCGGCCCTGATCGCGGTGATCGGCGAGCTGTACGGCGATCAGTTCCAGTGCCTGGTACTGGCCGGCGGCCCCGAACGGCTCGGCGAATGGCGGCGCGGCCTGCAGGATGCCCTCGGCCTGGGCCGGGAAGACTTCGGCCCCAGCAGCGGCATCGTGCTGTTCGAACGCCCGGAAGCCCTGGTGGAGCGGGCCGACCGGCTAGAGGAGCGTGGGGAAGTGCCCTTGATCCTGATCGATGCCGCCGAGCGCAGCGTCGACATCCCTGTGCTTCAGTTCCCCCTCTGGCTGGCCTTCGCGGCCGGACCAGGTGAACGCCTCGACGACAACGATCTGCTGTGA
- the plsY gene encoding glycerol-3-phosphate 1-O-acyltransferase PlsY, producing the protein MTQTALTALLLLAIGYLLGAIPSGYLAGRWLKGIDLRDCGSGSTGATNVLRNVGKGPALVVFLIDVGKGAVAVLLAKSVGLSNWLQVLAGLAALAGHIWPVWLGWKGGKAVATGLGMFLGLAWPVGLACFGLFMAVISIFRIVSLSSVVAAIGLPLLMLLSGGSSAYVVVSLVASLMVLWRHRSNIERLLVGTEPKIGQKS; encoded by the coding sequence GTGACTCAAACAGCCCTCACTGCCCTGCTGCTCCTGGCCATCGGCTACCTGCTGGGAGCCATCCCCAGCGGTTACCTCGCCGGCCGCTGGCTCAAGGGCATCGACCTGCGCGACTGCGGCTCCGGCAGCACCGGAGCCACCAACGTGCTGCGCAACGTGGGCAAGGGCCCAGCCCTGGTGGTGTTCCTGATCGATGTGGGCAAAGGCGCCGTGGCGGTGCTGCTGGCGAAGAGCGTTGGCCTCAGCAACTGGCTGCAGGTGCTGGCGGGCCTGGCGGCGTTGGCGGGTCACATCTGGCCGGTGTGGCTGGGCTGGAAGGGCGGCAAGGCGGTGGCCACCGGCCTGGGCATGTTTTTGGGATTGGCCTGGCCGGTAGGGCTGGCCTGCTTTGGCCTGTTCATGGCCGTGATCTCGATCTTCCGGATCGTGTCGCTCTCCAGCGTGGTGGCCGCCATCGGATTACCGCTGTTGATGCTGCTCTCCGGCGGCAGCAGCGCCTACGTGGTGGTGTCGTTGGTGGCCAGCCTGATGGTGCTCTGGCGGCATCGCAGCAACATCGAGCGGCTGCTGGTGGGCACCGAACCCAAGATCGGGCAGAAGTCTTGA
- the pyrF gene encoding orotidine-5'-phosphate decarboxylase: protein MTLHPADPSDRIIVALDGMAPEQALAFAGQVDGLRWVKVGLELFVQAGPEVVAQLREQGLRVFLDLKFHDIPATMAGACRRAAALGAELITVHACAGSEALKAAQAGAEEGAQGAGQPAPTLLAVTVLTSWEEQRLQRELSIAQGIAERVPALAQLSATAGIGGCVCSPLEAAALRAQHPETFALVTPGIRPKGAAVGDQARVMGPAEAIAAGASQLVIGRPITKAEDPSAAFAACCAELIG from the coding sequence ATGACCTTGCATCCCGCTGACCCCTCCGATCGGATCATCGTTGCCCTCGATGGCATGGCGCCCGAGCAGGCGCTGGCCTTTGCCGGCCAGGTGGACGGGCTGCGCTGGGTGAAGGTGGGCCTGGAGCTGTTTGTGCAGGCGGGCCCGGAGGTGGTGGCCCAGCTGCGCGAGCAGGGGCTGCGGGTGTTCCTCGATCTCAAATTTCACGACATCCCGGCCACGATGGCGGGTGCTTGCCGGCGGGCGGCGGCGCTGGGGGCCGAGCTGATCACGGTGCATGCCTGCGCCGGCAGCGAAGCACTCAAGGCAGCCCAGGCCGGGGCAGAGGAAGGAGCTCAAGGTGCTGGTCAACCCGCCCCCACGCTGTTAGCGGTGACGGTTCTTACCAGCTGGGAGGAGCAACGGCTGCAACGGGAACTCTCCATTGCCCAGGGCATCGCCGAACGGGTGCCGGCGTTGGCGCAGCTGTCGGCGACTGCTGGCATCGGTGGGTGTGTGTGTTCACCACTGGAGGCCGCGGCATTGCGGGCGCAGCACCCCGAAACATTTGCCTTGGTCACCCCAGGCATTCGCCCCAAAGGTGCTGCCGTGGGTGATCAGGCCCGGGTGATGGGGCCTGCGGAGGCGATTGCAGCAGGAGCCAGTCAGCTGGTGATCGGCCGGCCGATCACCAAGGCTGAAGATCCCAGTGCGGCATTTGCCGCCTGTTGTGCAGAGCTCATTGGCTGA
- the tyrS gene encoding tyrosine--tRNA ligase → MPDSIPSLPDWLSRGMADLFPAGDPSDADQALAARLAQAEKEGRPLRVKLGIDPTGSNIHLGHSILFRKLRAFQDAGHTAVLIIGDFTARIGDPTGKSATRVQLTKEQVAANASTYLRQLGQDQPKETALLDFETPGRLEVRYNSEWLEAMDLPAVIGLLGTGTVGQMLAKDDFSKRYGSGTPIALHEFLYPLLQGYDSVAVNADVELGGTDQKFNVVMGRDLQRHFNKGTQFGLLLPILVGLDGVQKMSKSLGNVVGLEEDPLSMYSKLEKVGDAAIDDYVTLLTDLDLASLPENPREKQKAMALAVTASRHGIEAAQKAQSDSATLVGGSGDAGADVPEASLAEVNFPAKAFYLFSAVGICASSSEARRQIKGGAARLEGEKITDPNQEFASAAELEGKVLQLGKKTFRRLVG, encoded by the coding sequence ATGCCGGACTCCATCCCGTCGTTGCCGGATTGGCTGTCGCGGGGCATGGCCGACCTCTTCCCCGCCGGGGATCCCAGTGATGCGGATCAGGCCCTGGCGGCCCGGTTGGCCCAGGCCGAAAAAGAAGGCAGGCCGCTGCGAGTGAAGCTGGGCATTGACCCCACCGGCAGCAACATCCATCTGGGCCACAGCATCCTGTTCCGCAAATTGCGGGCCTTCCAGGATGCGGGCCACACGGCTGTGCTGATCATCGGCGATTTCACGGCGCGGATCGGCGACCCCACCGGCAAGAGCGCCACGCGCGTGCAGCTCACCAAGGAGCAGGTGGCCGCCAACGCCTCCACTTATTTGCGCCAGTTGGGGCAAGACCAGCCGAAGGAGACGGCGCTGCTCGATTTCGAAACCCCGGGCCGCCTGGAGGTGCGCTACAACTCCGAGTGGCTGGAGGCCATGGACCTGCCGGCGGTGATCGGTCTGCTCGGCACCGGCACCGTGGGCCAGATGCTGGCCAAGGACGACTTCTCCAAGCGCTACGGCAGCGGAACCCCGATCGCCCTGCATGAATTCCTTTACCCGTTGCTGCAGGGCTACGACTCGGTGGCGGTGAATGCGGATGTGGAGCTGGGCGGCACCGACCAGAAGTTCAACGTGGTCATGGGCCGCGACCTTCAGCGCCACTTCAACAAGGGCACCCAGTTCGGCCTGCTGCTGCCGATTCTGGTGGGTCTGGACGGGGTGCAGAAGATGAGCAAGAGCCTCGGCAACGTGGTGGGGCTTGAGGAGGATCCGCTCTCGATGTACTCCAAGCTGGAGAAGGTCGGCGATGCGGCGATCGACGACTACGTCACGTTGCTGACCGACCTGGATCTGGCGTCGTTGCCGGAGAACCCCCGCGAGAAGCAGAAGGCGATGGCCCTGGCGGTGACCGCCAGCCGCCACGGCATCGAAGCCGCCCAGAAGGCCCAGAGCGATTCCGCCACGCTGGTGGGAGGCAGCGGTGATGCCGGCGCCGATGTTCCCGAGGCGTCTCTGGCGGAGGTGAATTTCCCGGCCAAGGCCTTTTATCTGTTCAGTGCCGTGGGGATCTGCGCCAGCAGCAGTGAGGCCCGCCGCCAGATCAAGGGTGGTGCGGCGCGGCTGGAGGGGGAGAAGATCACCGACCCCAACCAGGAGTTCGCCTCAGCGGCGGAGCTTGAGGGCAAGGTGCTGCAATTGGGCAAGAAGACCTTCCGTCGTTTGGTGGGCTGA
- a CDS encoding DUF1825 family protein, whose translation MAFFDSDIVQDEAKRLFSDYQQLMQLGSEYGKFDREGKKKFIETMEELMGRYRVFMKRFELSEDFQAKLTVEQLRTQLSQFGITPEQMFDQMNSTLERMKAQIEQPPSS comes from the coding sequence ATGGCCTTCTTCGATTCCGACATCGTTCAGGACGAAGCCAAGCGCCTGTTCAGCGATTACCAGCAGCTGATGCAGCTGGGCAGTGAGTACGGCAAGTTCGACCGGGAGGGCAAGAAGAAGTTCATCGAGACGATGGAAGAGCTGATGGGCCGCTACCGGGTGTTCATGAAGCGCTTTGAACTCTCGGAGGATTTCCAGGCCAAGCTCACGGTGGAGCAGCTGCGCACCCAGCTCAGCCAGTTCGGCATCACCCCCGAGCAGATGTTCGATCAGATGAACTCCACCCTCGAGCGGATGAAGGCGCAGATCGAGCAGCCGCCTTCCAGTTGA
- a CDS encoding response regulator transcription factor encodes MRELPQRHRHLLEGRRIVVASADRVLISGLVHSLNGIGSLAGAASTETEALACLRNTAADLLICSDQLERGTGPSLVAAAKAQQPSLRCLMLIQRPLLSTIHAAAKAQCEGLCSHERIGNGGLLSVLRAMESDGSHMDPVIAGVANHDRGPKGAAHPLSDVLSLREEDVLRGLCKGLSNQEIADQLHLSIETTKHCVTGLLRKLDAKSRTQAVLIAFQRNLVDPPLPIPRWTPST; translated from the coding sequence ATGCGTGAGCTTCCCCAGCGCCATCGGCATCTGTTGGAGGGCCGCCGCATTGTGGTGGCCTCCGCCGATCGCGTCTTGATCAGCGGCCTGGTACACAGCCTCAACGGCATCGGCTCCCTGGCGGGGGCCGCCAGCACCGAAACAGAAGCCCTCGCCTGCCTTCGCAACACAGCCGCTGATCTGCTGATCTGCAGCGACCAGCTCGAGCGCGGTACCGGCCCCTCCCTGGTGGCAGCCGCCAAGGCCCAGCAGCCCTCCCTGCGCTGCCTGATGTTGATTCAGCGCCCGTTGCTCAGCACGATTCACGCCGCGGCCAAGGCGCAATGCGAAGGGCTCTGCAGCCATGAGCGCATCGGCAACGGCGGCCTGCTCAGCGTGCTGCGCGCCATGGAGAGCGATGGCAGCCACATGGATCCGGTGATTGCCGGCGTGGCCAACCACGACCGTGGCCCCAAAGGCGCCGCCCATCCCCTCAGCGACGTGCTGAGCCTGCGGGAAGAGGACGTGCTGCGCGGGCTCTGCAAGGGCCTCAGCAATCAGGAGATTGCCGATCAGCTGCACCTCTCGATTGAAACCACCAAGCACTGCGTCACCGGACTGCTGCGCAAACTCGATGCCAAAAGCCGCACCCAGGCGGTGCTGATCGCCTTTCAGCGCAACCTGGTGGATCCACCGCTGCCGATTCCCCGCTGGACCCCCTCGACCTGA
- a CDS encoding GIY-YIG nuclease family protein encodes MQGDLFSTGALAFNNGPDLPLQREQLLAWQARLHAHQAPLFRGESASTAQGDLFGASPDDAAAAIDPLALTPLAMSFWRWPEPSHRGAAIYLVMDRPVQLEQPLLLYVGETLAAERRWKGDHDCKAYLAAYGEALQRCELSAQLSIRFSCDVPKATRARRALEQQLIQRWWPPFNKETRQRWATPFTAEL; translated from the coding sequence ATGCAGGGGGATCTGTTCTCCACCGGTGCGCTGGCCTTCAACAACGGGCCTGACCTGCCCCTGCAACGGGAACAGCTGCTCGCCTGGCAAGCGCGGCTGCATGCCCATCAGGCGCCGCTGTTCCGCGGCGAAAGCGCCAGCACGGCCCAGGGGGATCTGTTCGGTGCCAGCCCCGATGACGCTGCGGCGGCCATCGATCCACTGGCCCTAACCCCCCTGGCGATGAGTTTCTGGCGCTGGCCGGAACCCTCTCACCGCGGAGCAGCGATTTATCTGGTGATGGACAGGCCAGTCCAGCTGGAGCAGCCGCTTCTGCTGTATGTGGGCGAAACCCTGGCGGCCGAGCGCCGCTGGAAAGGTGATCACGACTGCAAGGCCTACCTCGCGGCCTACGGCGAAGCCCTGCAGCGCTGTGAGCTGAGCGCTCAGCTGAGCATCCGCTTCAGTTGTGATGTGCCCAAGGCCACCCGCGCCCGGCGGGCCCTGGAACAACAGCTGATCCAACGCTGGTGGCCGCCGTTTAACAAAGAAACCCGCCAGCGCTGGGCCACCCCCTTCACCGCAGAGCTTTAG
- a CDS encoding leucyl aminopeptidase, translating to MRFSLSSAGLQDWNGDVLAVGLPQGDVDATATALEQRFAGITEALKQQEFKGKPGDQLVITPLGGGPQRLVVLGLGESDGIDAERLRGAAARAAKAAIGCEGSLGLHLPWAGTEATEAARICAEAVRLCLYKDQRFRKEPDPRRIPEGLELIDLDPAAESGFAAVNATCAGVELARELVAAPPNVVTPAALADTAAGIAKDHGLELKVLERSDCEAKGMGAFLAVSQGSDLPPKFIHLIYRPEGEVKRRVALVGKGLTFDSGGYNLKVGAAQIDMMKFDMGGSAAVIGAMRSIAELKPAGIEVHMVVASCENMVNGSAVHPGDIVTAANGMTIEINNTDAEGRLTLADALLYACEQKPDAVVDLATLTGACVIALGDEMAGLWSNNDDLAEALDAAAQTGGEGLWRMPLRQSYRDGLKSLLADMKNTGPRPGGSITAALFLKEFVAKDTAWAHIDIAGPVWSDKGKGVNPAGATGYGVRTLVNWVLAQS from the coding sequence ATGCGCTTCTCCCTGTCCTCCGCCGGTTTGCAGGATTGGAACGGCGATGTGCTGGCGGTGGGGCTGCCCCAGGGCGATGTCGATGCCACGGCAACGGCCCTGGAACAACGCTTTGCCGGCATCACCGAGGCCCTCAAGCAGCAGGAGTTCAAAGGCAAGCCCGGTGATCAACTGGTGATCACGCCCCTGGGCGGGGGCCCGCAGCGCCTGGTGGTGCTGGGCCTGGGCGAGAGCGATGGGATCGACGCCGAGCGCCTGCGCGGCGCCGCCGCCCGAGCCGCCAAGGCCGCCATCGGTTGTGAGGGCAGCCTCGGCCTGCACCTGCCCTGGGCGGGAACTGAGGCCACAGAAGCCGCCCGCATCTGTGCTGAAGCGGTGCGGCTCTGCCTCTACAAAGACCAACGCTTCCGCAAGGAGCCGGACCCGCGCCGGATCCCCGAGGGCCTGGAGCTGATCGACCTCGACCCCGCCGCCGAAAGCGGCTTTGCAGCAGTGAATGCCACCTGCGCCGGTGTGGAACTGGCCCGGGAGCTGGTGGCGGCCCCTCCGAACGTGGTCACCCCAGCGGCCCTCGCCGACACGGCCGCTGGCATCGCCAAGGACCATGGCCTTGAGCTCAAGGTGCTCGAGCGCAGCGACTGCGAAGCCAAGGGCATGGGGGCCTTCCTGGCGGTGAGCCAGGGCTCCGATCTACCCCCCAAGTTCATCCACCTGATCTATCGCCCCGAGGGCGAGGTGAAACGCCGCGTTGCCCTGGTGGGCAAAGGCCTCACCTTCGATTCCGGCGGTTACAACCTCAAGGTTGGGGCGGCCCAGATCGACATGATGAAGTTCGACATGGGCGGCAGTGCCGCTGTGATCGGTGCCATGCGCAGCATCGCCGAACTCAAGCCGGCCGGCATTGAGGTGCACATGGTGGTGGCCTCCTGCGAAAACATGGTGAATGGCTCCGCCGTCCACCCCGGCGACATCGTCACGGCCGCCAACGGCATGACGATTGAGATCAACAACACCGACGCCGAAGGCCGCCTCACCCTGGCCGATGCCCTGCTCTACGCCTGTGAGCAGAAGCCCGATGCCGTGGTGGATCTGGCCACCCTCACCGGAGCCTGCGTGATTGCTCTGGGGGATGAGATGGCCGGGCTGTGGTCCAACAATGACGATCTGGCGGAGGCCCTCGATGCCGCTGCTCAGACGGGCGGTGAAGGGCTCTGGCGCATGCCACTGCGGCAGTCCTACAGGGATGGATTGAAGTCGTTGCTAGCCGACATGAAGAACACCGGCCCGCGGCCCGGTGGTTCGATCACAGCAGCGCTGTTCCTCAAGGAGTTCGTAGCCAAAGACACCGCCTGGGCCCACATCGACATCGCCGGCCCGGTCTGGAGTGACAAGGGCAAAGGGGTCAATCCCGCTGGTGCCACAGGCTACGGCGTACGCACCCTGGTGAACTGGGTGCTGGCCCAGTCATGA
- a CDS encoding DUF4278 domain-containing protein: MTALLYRGHTYAAAPATPKACVELTYRREHYNTCRQELIGESRRTLTYRGVTYTK, from the coding sequence ATGACTGCACTTCTCTATCGAGGCCACACCTACGCAGCAGCTCCAGCTACTCCCAAGGCCTGCGTTGAATTGACCTACCGCCGCGAGCACTACAACACCTGCCGCCAGGAACTGATTGGCGAAAGCCGCCGCACCCTCACCTACCGGGGCGTCACCTACACCAAGTAG
- a CDS encoding DUF3104 domain-containing protein yields MSVDHGDLAVKAEAPFLHVRPGHFVIVAGDQLDQGDWWMGQVLFCEGSARHPRLPSLFQVADVDTGVIKWINADAVSDVIWSMDGWPTSAPVSSGC; encoded by the coding sequence ATGTCGGTTGATCACGGTGATCTCGCGGTGAAGGCGGAGGCTCCCTTTCTCCACGTCCGCCCAGGGCACTTTGTGATCGTCGCTGGAGACCAGCTCGATCAAGGGGATTGGTGGATGGGGCAGGTGCTCTTCTGCGAGGGAAGTGCTCGCCACCCCAGGCTTCCGTCGCTGTTTCAGGTGGCTGACGTGGATACGGGCGTCATCAAATGGATTAATGCCGATGCGGTCTCTGATGTGATCTGGTCGATGGATGGATGGCCCACCAGTGCGCCTGTCTCTTCCGGCTGTTGA
- the msrA gene encoding peptide-methionine (S)-S-oxide reductase MsrA codes for MKRTLLLLFTCLMLLSWPQLAMAELQTAVFAGGCFWCMEHDLEHLPGVRDAVSGYSGGQLERPTYRQVSSETTGHQEAVQVRFDPDQISYAELLRSYWRNVDPLDGGGQFCDRGDSYRPVIFTADDGQAQEAEASAAEAARELGQPRSALKVELRQATRFWPAEGYHQNYAENNAVKYNFYRFSCGRDRRLDSVWGDNARTGNAWGK; via the coding sequence ATGAAACGAACCCTGCTGCTGCTGTTCACCTGCCTGATGCTGCTCAGCTGGCCCCAGCTCGCCATGGCTGAGCTACAGACGGCGGTCTTTGCCGGTGGCTGTTTCTGGTGCATGGAGCACGACCTGGAGCATCTGCCCGGGGTGCGTGATGCCGTGAGCGGCTACAGCGGCGGGCAGCTGGAGCGCCCCACCTACCGGCAGGTGAGCAGTGAGACGACGGGGCATCAGGAAGCGGTGCAGGTGCGCTTTGATCCGGATCAGATCAGCTACGCGGAGCTGTTGCGCAGCTACTGGCGCAATGTGGACCCCCTCGATGGCGGCGGCCAGTTTTGCGACCGCGGTGATTCCTACCGGCCGGTGATCTTCACGGCTGATGACGGCCAGGCTCAGGAGGCTGAAGCCAGTGCGGCGGAGGCGGCCCGTGAGCTCGGACAACCCCGGTCTGCTTTGAAGGTGGAGCTCCGGCAGGCGACTCGCTTCTGGCCCGCCGAGGGGTACCACCAGAACTATGCGGAGAACAACGCCGTCAAATACAACTTCTATCGGTTCAGCTGCGGTCGTGACCGCAGGCTCGACAGCGTCTGGGGCGACAACGCTCGCACCGGTAACGCCTGGGGGAAGTAG